A region from the Nonlabens sp. YIK11 genome encodes:
- a CDS encoding serine hydrolase — MKKHYYITSILIIAVITMAIYPIDGYERTGIKRLKRLEKTLDSTITEYYLKPGSFKKTDEINLWLCEDTVATDSIMIVDEDFQNKMTRLFPRRSGYAITVLDITDPENMRYAEMNENSGFQPGSVGKLAVATAFFTQLAALCPDDFEVRTKLMREKVVRSGIWGVGDHHTVPIYNIEKDKLVKRQVIASDEFSLYEWVDHMLSVSNNGAASIVWREALLMKLFGDEYFDLTQEEADEYWETADKKMLSEVATELVNQPLRDLGITHDEWRLGSFFTNGPDRIARATGGSIGTPAGLMKWFIKLEQGQIVDRQSSLELKRLMYMTDRRIRYAYSSRLNDASVYFKSGSYYSGGGAKYAGTKFNYMNSVIMVEHPDGTNYIVCLMSNILGKNSAGDHMYLASAIDKAIRSED, encoded by the coding sequence TTGAAAAAGCATTATTACATCACATCTATTTTGATCATTGCCGTAATCACTATGGCAATCTATCCCATAGATGGATATGAAAGAACAGGAATAAAGCGCCTCAAGCGATTGGAAAAAACGCTTGATAGCACCATAACGGAATATTATCTAAAACCAGGTTCCTTCAAAAAAACTGATGAAATCAATCTATGGTTGTGCGAGGACACCGTTGCGACGGATAGTATCATGATCGTCGACGAGGACTTTCAAAACAAAATGACTCGACTCTTTCCCAGACGCAGTGGATATGCGATTACCGTATTGGATATCACAGATCCTGAGAACATGCGTTATGCAGAGATGAACGAGAACAGTGGCTTCCAGCCAGGTAGTGTAGGTAAACTAGCGGTAGCGACTGCATTCTTCACACAATTGGCAGCTCTGTGTCCAGACGACTTTGAAGTACGCACAAAACTGATGCGTGAGAAAGTGGTGCGCTCTGGAATTTGGGGAGTTGGTGATCACCATACCGTTCCTATTTACAATATCGAAAAAGATAAGTTAGTCAAAAGACAAGTTATTGCCAGTGATGAATTTAGCTTGTACGAATGGGTAGACCATATGTTAAGCGTGAGTAATAATGGAGCAGCCAGCATTGTCTGGAGAGAGGCCTTGTTGATGAAGCTTTTTGGGGATGAGTACTTTGACCTCACTCAAGAAGAAGCCGATGAGTACTGGGAAACCGCAGATAAGAAAATGCTCAGTGAGGTAGCTACAGAGTTGGTCAATCAACCTTTACGTGATTTAGGCATCACTCATGATGAATGGAGATTGGGTAGTTTCTTCACTAATGGTCCTGATCGTATTGCAAGAGCAACTGGTGGAAGCATAGGAACACCTGCGGGATTGATGAAATGGTTCATTAAGCTGGAACAAGGTCAAATTGTAGATCGTCAATCCAGTCTTGAATTGAAAAGATTGATGTACATGACAGATCGCCGTATAAGATATGCCTACAGTTCAAGATTGAACGATGCTTCTGTGTACTTTAAGTCAGGAAGTTATTACAGCGGTGGTGGCGCAAAATATGCAGGGACAAAGTTCAATTATATGAATAGTGTCATCATGGTAGAACATCCAGATGGAACGAATTACATTGTTTGTTTGATGTCAAATATCTTGGGTAAGAACTCTGCTGGAGACCACATGTATTTAGCAAGTGCTATCGATAAAGCCATCCGCTCAGAAGATTAA
- a CDS encoding serine hydrolase, which translates to MLNRILIFLFLAASWNMSAADDDAPLVNLALNNKDVKTFQNTTLQLNLKAQLMANPDWRKLIQQKRMSVSLVDLNDAENIKYASINGSNMMYAASLPKIAVLYAAMDAIENGELKDTPKVRDDMWLMISKSNNAASTRMIDRVGFQKIEDLMCDPSNPFYDKDGVGGLWVGKRYAAQGKRNPEPIRGLSHAATTDAVAKFYYQLATGQLINKTRSKEMLDIMENPSLHHKFVNTLDRIAPDARLFRKSGSWKNWHSDSILVWGEDGRKYILVALIEDPNGEQIIRNLVQPAELALRKSVILPVELEQENEVVVRQDT; encoded by the coding sequence TATTCCTAGCAGCTTCTTGGAATATGAGTGCAGCAGACGATGATGCACCGCTAGTAAACTTAGCATTGAATAATAAAGATGTTAAAACGTTTCAAAACACTACCCTACAACTCAATCTAAAAGCTCAATTGATGGCAAACCCTGACTGGAGGAAGTTGATCCAGCAAAAAAGGATGTCAGTAAGCCTAGTTGATCTTAATGATGCAGAGAATATAAAATACGCCAGTATCAATGGTAGCAACATGATGTATGCTGCCAGCCTTCCTAAAATTGCCGTTTTATATGCAGCAATGGACGCGATTGAAAATGGTGAACTAAAAGATACGCCTAAGGTTAGAGATGACATGTGGTTGATGATTTCAAAATCAAACAACGCAGCATCTACCAGAATGATTGATCGTGTAGGTTTTCAAAAGATTGAAGACCTGATGTGTGATCCATCCAATCCATTTTATGACAAGGATGGCGTTGGTGGTCTTTGGGTAGGTAAAAGATATGCCGCTCAAGGAAAAAGAAATCCAGAGCCTATAAGAGGTTTAAGCCACGCAGCAACAACAGATGCAGTAGCAAAATTCTACTATCAATTGGCTACCGGTCAATTGATCAACAAAACAAGAAGCAAGGAAATGTTGGACATTATGGAAAATCCATCATTGCACCACAAGTTTGTAAATACTCTTGATCGTATTGCGCCAGACGCACGCCTTTTTAGAAAAAGCGGATCATGGAAAAACTGGCATTCTGACTCTATCCTAGTTTGGGGAGAAGATGGCAGAAAGTACATTCTTGTTGCGCTGATTGAAGATCCTAACGGTGAACAAATTATCAGAAATTTAGTACAGCCAGCAGAATTGGCATTGCGCAAATCTGTTATCTTGCCTGTAGAATTAGAACAAGAGAATGAAGTGGTTGTCCGACAGGATACGTAA
- a CDS encoding Npt1/Npt2 family nucleotide transporter — protein MKWLSDRIRKVFDIRSGELSISLLMQLYIFLIISALLVVKPTVNALFLSELGADALAEAFVIIALAAVAGSLLYNKSLERFKLKSLIRYTLMVFTVIFMIMGVLIAVGYFNGFLAYCFYTIVALFALLATSQFWVMANVVFNVREAKRLFGFIGAGGIAGGIVGGYLTSLLAEHVGNGALLILASFMIMGCIFVMNSIWRNRVDKLSSFKRKERATVSSESSVKLIFNSKHLSALAAVIGIGVLVAKLVDYQFSYISSRNIPDSQELASFFGFWFSTFNIVSLVIQLFITRHILSKSGVSTGLAALPIGIVFCCVVLLFIPELWVVIVLKGLDGSLKQSLHKSAVELLALPIPSDVKNKTKTFIDVVVDSVATGLAGLILIFIVRAFDLSPVFITILILVLVVAWVIMIMKVRDAYFGTFKEMIVSKEQIKLEKRSNSLIRNNMKVVFESGGSKDILYMLDRVPELAHRSLKAPIINLLEHSDPHVVASAIANLKYVDRGHPVGKVHDLIYTENDEVVLAAMQYLMSQDTKFPEQFFENYLDHESDYISSAALLCLAQETEDNPKLAAKYNLDLRINLFLDELDRNEGNFRKEEVIELVKAIGYAKGENRHRFILRYFENPDHELRTAAILAAGNTAHENFLPLLINELDDARFRESAIIAISNYGNSIITYLIKRYKDPVAPIAVKKYLPDILLELGTTKAVRALLSLSQEGSLKLRTRITNELSVFKKAQGDLHIPQRVYFKIIRSECEQYRLLEACYYCQRIVERSNLHPERVIDIHETGSRKELIIGLRKALDNNLKRIFNILALHFNSRDVFIAYRGLQSDKKETRRATMEFLEGLISRNFKTQLFPIIESSISSHDANLSEINDRIHLPTEKQCYLQLLELQDRALNKLVIQVIVDSGNEDFMPLLVRATTKKDPIVAAAASEAYLKMRNIRNIA, from the coding sequence ATGAAGTGGTTGTCCGACAGGATACGTAAAGTTTTTGACATAAGGAGTGGCGAGCTTTCGATCTCGCTTCTCATGCAACTCTACATATTTTTAATTATAAGTGCGTTACTCGTAGTCAAGCCTACGGTTAACGCACTTTTCCTTTCTGAACTGGGCGCAGATGCCCTAGCGGAAGCTTTTGTGATCATCGCCCTTGCTGCAGTTGCAGGATCATTACTCTATAACAAGTCATTAGAGCGGTTCAAGCTCAAGTCACTCATACGCTACACATTGATGGTGTTTACCGTGATCTTTATGATCATGGGTGTCCTCATTGCTGTAGGTTACTTTAACGGTTTTCTAGCCTATTGTTTTTACACGATCGTTGCCTTGTTTGCCCTGTTGGCTACCAGTCAGTTTTGGGTTATGGCAAACGTCGTCTTCAATGTTAGAGAAGCAAAGCGACTTTTTGGTTTTATAGGTGCTGGTGGTATTGCTGGTGGTATTGTAGGTGGTTATCTCACGTCCCTACTGGCAGAACATGTTGGGAATGGCGCCCTATTGATACTGGCAAGTTTCATGATCATGGGCTGCATCTTTGTGATGAATTCCATCTGGCGCAATCGCGTTGATAAGTTGAGTTCTTTTAAACGTAAGGAACGTGCCACGGTTTCTAGCGAGAGCAGTGTTAAACTTATATTTAACTCAAAACACCTGTCTGCGCTGGCAGCAGTCATTGGGATAGGCGTTCTGGTGGCAAAACTGGTGGACTATCAATTTAGCTACATCTCGTCGCGCAATATTCCAGACTCGCAGGAACTGGCTTCCTTTTTTGGATTTTGGTTTTCTACATTCAATATAGTTTCTCTGGTTATTCAGCTATTTATTACAAGACACATTTTATCAAAAAGTGGCGTGAGTACTGGCCTTGCCGCACTTCCTATAGGAATCGTCTTTTGTTGCGTCGTGCTATTGTTCATACCAGAATTATGGGTAGTGATTGTTCTTAAAGGCCTAGATGGTAGCTTGAAGCAGTCGCTTCATAAGAGTGCGGTAGAACTACTCGCACTGCCTATTCCTAGCGATGTAAAGAACAAAACCAAAACCTTTATCGATGTCGTCGTGGATAGCGTTGCCACTGGACTCGCGGGTCTGATTCTGATATTCATTGTAAGGGCGTTTGATCTGTCGCCTGTTTTTATTACCATACTCATTCTGGTATTAGTGGTTGCATGGGTGATCATGATCATGAAGGTACGTGATGCGTACTTTGGCACCTTTAAGGAAATGATCGTGAGCAAGGAACAGATCAAACTCGAGAAACGCTCGAACAGTTTGATACGCAACAACATGAAAGTAGTCTTTGAATCTGGTGGGTCAAAAGACATCCTATACATGCTGGATCGCGTCCCAGAACTGGCACATCGATCTCTCAAAGCGCCCATCATCAACCTTTTGGAACATTCAGATCCACACGTGGTGGCTAGTGCGATTGCCAATTTAAAATATGTTGATCGAGGCCATCCCGTAGGTAAAGTTCACGACCTGATTTACACTGAAAACGACGAGGTCGTTCTCGCGGCCATGCAATACCTAATGAGCCAGGACACTAAATTCCCAGAGCAGTTTTTTGAAAATTACTTGGATCACGAGAGCGACTACATTTCCAGTGCAGCATTATTATGTCTGGCTCAGGAAACCGAAGACAATCCTAAGCTGGCCGCAAAATATAACCTAGACCTACGTATCAATCTATTTTTGGACGAACTGGACCGCAATGAAGGAAACTTCAGGAAAGAAGAAGTCATCGAACTGGTCAAGGCTATAGGGTATGCAAAAGGTGAAAATAGACACCGTTTTATCCTTAGATATTTTGAAAATCCAGATCACGAGTTGCGCACCGCAGCCATACTTGCAGCAGGAAATACAGCTCATGAAAACTTTTTACCGTTGTTAATCAATGAGTTGGATGATGCACGCTTTCGCGAAAGCGCCATAATAGCCATCTCTAATTATGGAAACAGCATCATTACATATTTGATAAAGCGTTACAAGGATCCAGTGGCTCCCATAGCCGTCAAGAAATATTTACCAGACATTCTTTTAGAACTGGGAACCACCAAGGCAGTGCGAGCACTCTTGAGCTTGAGTCAGGAAGGCAGCCTGAAATTGCGTACGAGAATCACTAATGAGCTTTCGGTTTTCAAAAAGGCCCAAGGCGACCTTCACATTCCGCAACGCGTATATTTTAAGATCATCAGGTCTGAATGTGAACAATATCGCCTCTTAGAAGCCTGCTATTACTGCCAGCGCATTGTAGAGCGATCCAATTTACATCCAGAAAGGGTGATTGACATCCATGAGACAGGTTCCAGAAAAGAACTCATCATAGGGTTGCGCAAGGCCCTGGACAACAATTTGAAGAGAATCTTTAATATCCTGGCGCTGCATTTTAATTCCAGGGATGTTTTCATCGCCTATCGCGGACTACAAAGTGATAAAAAGGAAACTCGTAGAGCCACCATGGAATTTCTGGAAGGGCTTATTTCACGTAATTTCAAAACCCAGCTGTTCCCTATCATTGAATCTTCCATAAGCAGCCATGATGCAAACCTATCAGAGATAAATGACCGCATTCATTTGCCTACTGAAAAGCAATGTTATCTACAATTACTAGAGCTACAGGATCGTGCTCTTAATAAACTTGTCATTCAAGTCATAGTAGATTCAGGAAACGAAGATTTCATGCCTTTACTGGTTAGAGCCACAACAAAAAAAGACCCCATAGTTGCTGCTGCAGCTAGTGAGGCCTATTTGAAAATGCGCAACATTAGAAATATTGCGTAA